From the Lathyrus oleraceus cultivar Zhongwan6 chromosome 4, CAAS_Psat_ZW6_1.0, whole genome shotgun sequence genome, one window contains:
- the LOC127135744 gene encoding uncharacterized protein LOC127135744: MEAWNRLTNIFQDNQNARAVTLEQEFSSVRMEDFPTASAYCQRLKTLSDQLKNVGAPVSNQRLVIQLVSSLTDAYKGVGTLIRQSNPLPQFYQDLSMHTLEEAGLIKMEATGAQAAMVATQPKDVTEPSSYNDNRGGKKNNSRNYAHKNRNSYGRNSGRGQRGGGRGGGQPSLQANTS; encoded by the coding sequence ATGGAGGCTTGGAATCGATTGACCAACATCTTCCAGGACAATCAAAACGCTCGTGCAGTCACTCTCGAGCAGGAGTTTTCATCCGTTCGCATGGAAGATTTTCCCACCGCTTCCGCTTACTGTCAGCGACTTAAAACACTTTCTGACCAATTGAAGAACGTTGGAGCCCCTGTCTCTAATCAGCGACTCGTTATCCAACTTGTTTCCAGTCTCACTGATGCATACAAAGGGGTCGGTACACTAATTCGGCAAAGCAACCCTCTTCCACAATTTTATCAGGACCTCTCTATGCATACTCTTGAAGAAGCCGGTCTAATTAAGATGGAGGCTACCGGCGCACAGGCTGCCATGGTTGCGACACAACCAAAGGATGTTACTGAACCCTCCTCCTATAATGATAACCGTGGCGGCAAGAAGAATAACAGCCGAAATTATGCTCACAAAAACCGAAACAGTTACGGTAGAAACAGCGGACGTGGTCAACGTGGCGGCGGACGTGGTGGTGGTCAACCGTCCCTACAAGCCAACACCTCATAG
- the LOC127135095 gene encoding uncharacterized protein LOC127135095, producing MGNCCKAASSMEWGGEDWESLKVFDEASHLDHRQKKENDMLEKLRDSCDVNGRVTLKISKSELAELLGAIQQNNNNNHQQAQHHIKNMTKKKKELGSAEQVLYRLIKAKDQEIVNKNHCNTQWKPMLESISES from the coding sequence ATGGGAAACTGTTGCAAAGCAGCATCTTCAATGGAGTGGGGTGGAGAGGATTGGGAATCTTTGAAGGTGTTTGACGAAGCTTCTCATCTTGATCATCGTCAGAAGAAGGAGAATGATATGTTAGAAAAGCTTAGAGATTCTTGTGATGTAAATGGGAGAGTGACGTTGAAGATTTCGAAGAGCGAGCTAGCTGAATTATTAGGAGCTATACAACAGAATAATAATAACAACCATCAACAGGCTCAGCATCATATAAAGAAtatgacgaagaagaagaaggagTTAGGTTCTGCAGAACAAGTTCTTTATCGGTTAATTAAAGCTAAAGATCAAGAAATTGTAAATAAGAATCACTGCAATACTCAGTGGAAACCGATGCTAGAGTCCATTTCTGAAAGTTAA